A window of Phragmites australis chromosome 2, lpPhrAust1.1, whole genome shotgun sequence genomic DNA:
CAACCAAACGTGTCAAACGAGGGAACGGTGATATACAGCAAATGTACATTGAATACCGAACCAAGGAGTAATAAATAACAAGAAAAGCCACTACTGATCTCACCACCAGCCATATAGACAAACCTATTTCTTTCCTCCAATCATAGTCCATTTGAGTTACCCATGGTAGTGGGCCCACCCATCTTGTGTCCACCACTGAAACCCTTCAGGTCAATCAAATCACTGAACAAATTATCAGGTAGGTAGTATGGTTTGCTAGCCGCGACAGAGGAATCCTTTGGTTGTTGATTCCCATTCATCTTAGCTTGAGCCACATTCAGTCCATTGCTTGGTGGAGAACCCACAGAACTGTAATGTCGAATTGACTGGGAGGTTGCAGGGGGTACGTAAGACACTGAAGGAGAGGCATACGAAACCGGGGGAGGTGCATAGGTGGCAGTTTGGGCAACAGAAGCAACATGAGAATGCGGTGGCTCCTTTGGCTCCTGGTACGCGGACGAAAGGAAAGGATTAGAATCAACGGTTGCAGGAGTAGACGCCCATGGTGCTGCTGGATAGCCAGATGCGTATGATGGAGGCTGAGGTGGATATGCTCCTGTTTGGGCCCAAGGTGCAACATAACTACTGTTTTGTGGAGTATATACCTGGTTTGTTGTCTGAGGCGGGTAGTTTGAAGGATATTGTGGCACAGTAGAAGGATATTGTTGCCCATTTGCTGGATATTGTGGCATAGGAGAAGGATATTGTTGCCCATTTGGAGCAGTAGGTTGCTGAGGTCCATTATGATTCTGTGTTGAAGAATCAGTAGAAGTTTCAGGAGTAGGGCTGCACAAGGTGAGGCTTAGAAGGTCGATCATATCCAGCTCTTTTGATTCAGTGCTACTGCTGGGAGCTGGGTCAAGAGGAACCAATGCGTTGCTTGCAACAGAAGATGAGGACTCTGAACCTGCTGGGTCAGTGGGTACAAGGGCAAGGTCCCCAGTGCTTGATGATGCATCAACGCTACTTACCACAGATTTGTTTTTCCTGCAGATGCATAAAGCAGGAAGCATTTTAATTACTGTGTAGGGAAGTAAAGCTGGAATGCAGGCTACTAAGAAGTACCTTTGCGCCAGCTGGGTgaactcatcttcttctccatcaGCAGCATCATTATGTACAATAGGAGGTGCAGATGCCTTCACTGCAGGAGCCTCTCTAGGAGCCTCAACTGTCTCTCTCACAGGTGCTTCAACAGCCAAAGGAGCACCAGAGGCGATAGCATCATATTTTGAAAGTACACTTTGTAAGAGATCATTTATTTCTAGTCCTTGCTTTAGTAACTGCTCGTTCCTAGACAATGTAACAGAAGATCTCAAACATCAATAACTTAAGCTAATCTGGTCATGAAAGAACAAAGGGGGACCATGCAAGACTATCGCAAATCAAAGAGAGGAGCGGATATTTACCCTGTTGAACTGACAAACTGTAAAAGCTTTTGTTGATTTGTGCGACACTGGGTCACAAGATCTGCGATGATTTCACCTTCAACAGCCTGGGTCCACAATAAAGGTCATTTGCACACATCAGTTAGAGCAAAACCTACTGCCAATTATAAAGGATGgtcataagaaaaaaaatcgagAAGAGAATTCTTTTACCATACGATCAGATGGGTTCAAAGCATACACCATATCGTTTAGTAGCTCTGTCACATTTCGAATATTATTCAAGTCCCCTAAGCTGTAAGCCAAAAAAATTGGGAGACACTGTTAATATCACGAAACAGGGTAAGTGGGTGAGAACAAGCAAAATGAGTCCAATGCATGAAACAGGGTAAGTGGGTGAGAACAAGCAAAATGAGTCCAATGCACTACATAAAGGAACATAACCTCAGAGTCTCAACATCTGAAGACATTCTGTCATTCAGACTTCCTGCAGCATACCTGGGTGAACCATAGGTTTGAGAATTATGTGTAGGAGGAGTAAATATTGGTGGGGCATCTATAGGACGTCTTGGGAACACCACACCTGTTGTCTGTAACAAAAATTGACAGTTAGCAAAGATGGATGCAACTGAAAGGATTATTTCCAGAGAAAAAACAGAGGCGCGAAACTGGATCTACGCCACTCAATGTTCTATACATGGGAAGATCCACTCAAGTTTCCGGTTGCTTTGAAATATGCAATTTTCTCTCCTTGTCATTTCCCATGTTTTTAACCTATTTTATGATATACTCAACTACAATCCTGCCTTTTCTCCTAACTCCAACATATCTTGTTTGGATCAAATCCATTGAGGTGGCCAAACCAAACTACACAATGCATGATGGACCAGACCTGTTCACTCTCTTTCACTCAGTTAGTTGAGCAACCTGGCAATGGGCAGCTGCATGGATTGTCGGATGGGGAATAATAGGGAAATAGAAGAAAAGGACggaaaacaagagaaaaagtaGAGAAAATGGTATATTTGAAAGCAATAAGAAACTCGAGTGATGTACCCAAATAAAGGAAACTGAGTGGCATTTTTTAAAATGCCATGTTTTGAACTAGCATAGACCCAATTTTGCTGGAAAGAGGGGATGCTTTGGCATGATCATATGATAAATGCATCTCGAACACAGCACATGCACAGTGGGAACAATATATTGATGACGACATATAACATAAAAGATATGCCCAATGATATTCAACATTTCCTTGGGAACAAGCAGGGATCAGTTGGATACCTTTACTTCAAGATATGCCCAATGATATTGCGGGTATTTACTTCCAGGTCCACCAAATGCCTCTTGCCAGGAGTCTAAAAGTAATAATATCTTACCCCTTACTTGCATATCATTCTGAGAGCAAATTCCAAAAGAGAGAGTTGCTTAGAATAATAGCACAGATATGTACAGTTATTAGAGCTAGTAGAACAACAATATAGGAATGGATCACAATTAACTTAATGACGGTTCGACTCAACCAAATTAATATTGCAAAAGTCAAATTGGAGTGCAGATTATGGCTTATCGCCTTATCAGTGCACAGGACTTTGAAAACAAAGGTTATTGCAAAGGAGAAGGTGAGTTCTGGTAACCGCAGAATATGGAATTCAAAGCAGAGTAGAGCAACTAACCATAATAGAGCTTTGCACACCACTTTAGTAGTACTATACTAATAATGATTCATCGTTGTAGTATTTAACAGGAGCAATGAACACACACATACACCGCTTCCGCCACCGAGATGATGAGCAGAATCTCACATTTTGTGTTGTACTCTTGTTTCGATTTATTGGATTTTTAGAGAGAGAAGAGGTTTTTGACACACAACAGTTCACAAGTGCTGCAAACTGTCATCTAATCACATCATAAGACTAGTTTATTCCTGGTGTCACCCATGACCCCATGAGGTCCTAAATTTTTCACATCAAAATATTCATGGGGACTACAGCGCTCTCCAATCATACAATGAACTACTTCAACACATGCATTGCCATTGAAAATTCTTAAGGCTAAAAGAACCGACTTAAAAATGGTACTCTATGTGCAGATTTTAGGAAAGGTGAAAGTAAAGTGAGTATTATATCATATACCTTCTTCTGGATAATTTTAACCATTTCTTGTAGAACATGCTGTTCAGCAACTTCAAACTGAACATATTCACCACAGTTCTTCATCATTGTCTCCAAAAGCTGCACCAGTTTGCAACTGATatgaataaaacaaaataacagCTGGATTCTTATTGTGTAGTAAAGTATACAATAATTCTCACATGCTTCATCATGGCATAGTGAAAGTACATACCGTCAAAGCATAGAATTGAACCTTTGGGTCCTTGTTCTGCAATCTCTTTTTCACTGCCTTTATCACATCCTTTGTTTGCCTGATTCAGATGTTCAAAAATCATTATGATAAGTAGATAGCTACCTGGTCCAAAAAAACTCTTAATTTATGGAATCACGATAGTATAAGCGAAACCATACTATTCGCTTATCACTGAGTAAGacataaaaatataattctTTTAGAAAAAACCGAGTCAAGACTCTTCCAAGAGGGAAAGGTTGAATGGAATGCTAAAGTCCAAAACCCATGCGCCATACAGTTTCAAACAAGCATGTGATTAGACGCTGGCTCTGTCAGCATCTCAACAGCATGGGGCCTCAGTTTGTCCTTATCATGAATAATCATTGCaatgcaaagttagccaatgTTAGCACGATTGGTTCATCTCATGGAACTCTCATGAAACAGAATGTTTAACACTTCATTGAAAAAAATGGGGGTACCACTTACTGAAATCAATCCACGCAAACCTCCAAATGTTTTTATCTTAAGACTCCTAGTTCTGGCCTTCACGAATTTTGTCACCCCACAGTCCCATGTATGCAAGTAGAGTTCATGATCGAAAGGGCTGTCAGAGACATCATGGGAGAGGGCAAAGGCCGAGGTCATCCCTTTTTTTTCCCCAACGCACGCTAAAGGCTTAAAATCAATCAGCGCAATTTTCACCATAACAAGCATCCGATTCTAGACCAGAGTCTAGATGTCATATTTCTTCTACTTGAAATATGCATGAAATGCTAGTTTCTTCTCATCCTATTGTCAAGACCCCAAAACCGACAAAAATTTCGGCCAAAACACAAAAGCAACTGCGCCTGCCAAAACCCACTACAGCCTAAGCGAAGACCAATTTTTTTCCACACAGCACCCAATCCCCCCCGCAGGAACGACGGGGAGGGGAAGGGCAGTGCGCTCACCAGATGTCGGCGTTGATGATGTCACATATTTCGAGGTTGACGGCCCAGTCGGGACCCATGAGCAGGTGGCTCGTGGCCTTCTCCACCCGAACCGCCGCGTTCGGCGCCGCCGCGGGCGCCGCCCTCACCACGGCCCCCGCCTGGTACATCGCTGTTGCCGGCGGAGAGCGCTAGGGTTCGCTCCCCTGAGGAGACGCCCGATAATTATCCCACCGGCGCCGTTACTAGCAAAAAGGGGTTGCCGGCGGAAGCAGCCTTTCAGGTTTAAAGAAGAATCGGAAGAAGAGCatataaaaaagaaagggaCTGCTTATCTGTCCGAGTCATGACAGGTGGCCCCTACTACGATACAGTCCGTAAAGTACTCCGTCCAACTATAAATACATGTTCTTTTCAGACTTTTAGACTAgcaatagcttttaaaatatttattttaaatattttaaaattatatggATAGATTTGTTTCATAATATCAGACTAGCAGTAGCAACTTAATttctttcataatatcataaatttaatatattttaatagaaaaataatgattaaaATTGTGTATTGAAGATCATGCTTTATATAAAACGATATGTATTTATGGTTGGTTGGAGGATAATCAAAACTCGGTTAAGTGCTTTGCTTTTGGTCAAACTATAGCGCGTCTCGAAGTATATGCATTTTGAGGTAAATTTCGTGGTAAGAAGGTGTCGTTTCATCGTGTTCCTCCGTACTTTCTATATTCAAAACGGCGAGAACATGGAAGGTTCAACATAAAAGTATTCGATGAGGGTATGACTTTGTACTAGTATTGTAGCGAAATTCAGTTGGGAGTTTGACGAATTGTTTAGAGATACCATGAGTTCATGACACGGTATTCGTTAATTTTCTATGATGGACCTTAAATCGATTTGGTGACTCTTGTGTTGTGGCGATTGAATTGGACGGTTAATTTGGAGCCATTTTTGTGCTATTATCCATTTGGACGATGGCGTCCATGGATGACAGGATGAGAAAACTAAACGATGGCGTCCATAGATGACAGGATGAGAAAATTAAAGGGCTGTTTGTATTGGCCCCGTCTCACCCGGTTAAATCGGCGGCTAGCCAAATTTTTGACGGACGATTTGGCTGCTACCGTTCCGTCAATGCTCAGGTGCAAAAATGAACTAGCTCAGATGTGTGGGCGTAAGCGCAGGGGCAAACACGAACGCGGAGGTATAGTCAACGCCAAAAATTTAGCTTGGCGAAGCTGCGGCCATCCAAACACGCACGCGGAGGTATAGTCAACGCCAAAAATTTAGCTTGGCGAAGCGGCGTCTATCCAAGAACCCCTAAATTATTGTTGTCGCGTGTGCAACTATTCCACAGCTAACCATTCCTTCACGCTGATGCTAGTGAACGGAATTCATCGTTTAGTATTGTTATTGGTACCACGACTAAATGCGACACAAAAATGGGTCTCTTTACTGGCCAGGAACAATGATTGACCAGCAATGCTTCGGAGGACACGAAATGAACGTTGACAGAAATTAAAGAAAAACATAAGCAAAGCCACTAACAGAAATAatttgaaaagttttttaagAAGCATCTGTACAACCTATACACACGCACTCATAcaataatttgaaaaaaaaaattagaagctTAGAGATTGACGAAGCCACTATATGTGTCTCGCTATCGATAGGTATATCATTTAacactaaaagaaaattttgtctTAGTCAAATATCAAATATAAGATTTGATCCCTAAGGCCAACTCCAATGGAGCCAGCTTTTCTCTCCCACATCACTGTGCTGATGAATCCTACTGTAATTTGCCGATTGCTGCCTCCCGCAACTCACTCCAACAGAGCCCATATCGGGCCAACAGTGATACGGACAGAGACTCCCGGTGACATTTTTGCAGATGAATACGGGAGGCTGCAACACTGTTCAGAGAGTATACGCGTGGGTTCGAGGGAAGAaggagagtaatggaaggtaagaaatagggtagctgttggagattaaaaaaaaatagaggatgttgtaatagtgttaggggatgctgtaatagtcttaggggatgctgtaatagtgttataggggatGAAATTTAGAGTATCTATTGGAGATAGCCTAATAGGCAGTAGGCAGTAGATATGGAGAACTTCTACTaagagggttttttttttactcgcTCAATGGTAAGTATAAGTTCACATATTTCTGAATCCTTGGAGCTTGTGGATCCCCACGCCTTACAAGAGTCAGACGAAACCTTTTTACCAACTGTGCATCTGCCACATGAGTTAAGAGggaaagaacatacatgtaataGGACAGTTAGTCTAACTAGATATAATCGTCATATTTGTAACCAATCCTTTTCATAATGAAAATGTTCCAACCACTTCTGATGGTCTTATCGATGGCCGGAAGATCATACGAGGGCCCTACGGTTTTTGGATCGTCTGGTTTGGACCTCTGTTTGGAGTGTTCAGAGAGTTTTTCCTATGTTGTCACGGCGCATAGGCTCTGATTATTCCGCCTTGCCCGTTAATTAGGCTCTCAAAGCGCAAGATACTCCTCGGCACGACAAGTCTCTCGGCGGCGACCAGTGCTCGACCTGAGTGGAGACTTGTGGCCTCGCGGTTGTTATCCTGGGCCGTTAGTACCTTTGCCATTGTGCGAGCAGCGATCCCACGCTGTGCCAGCGCCCACGACCAACTGATCGTTTTAACTTCCTGATCGCCAGGTCTTGTAGTTGTCGGAGAGTCAATCCGGTGGGGGTCCGTTGTTGGTCATAAAATCCTATCAAACAGAGAGTTTAGTCTTTCAAACTTTTAAAAACTTACAATTCTTATTCCACGCTTGTCCAAAAGGTTCTGCACAATAAAGAATTAGGTCCATCTTCGAGTAACCCTACatgtagaacttgcgcaacaaGAAGATGTtctaggagttgtgtaatttaTGACCGTCCTCCTTGGCGAGCTTGACCGCACCAAGTCGGGTGACATCGACTATTTTGTAAGTTCCTTCCCACAttggggagagtttattccgaccAGCCTTATTCtaaatttgcctaaggacgaggttgCCTACAACCAGTCTCTGCTCCCTCATCTCACGGTTGTGATAGCATCAGAGGCTTTTCTAATATTGGACAACTCATATTAGAGCACGCtcgcggaactcttcgatcaggtttacatCATCCTCACGTCGCGCCACCTGGTCATCGTCTGAGTAGATGGCCACTCGAGGCGACTGAAGGGCGATCTCTGAGGGAAGCATTGCTTCTACGccaaaaacaagaaagaaaacgaTTAGAGTACTGTGGGTAGTTCGTCCACCCAGCGTATTGAATAATTGataagccgatcaaagacccaggttttgatcccttgcagtatcatcccatttgtcCTTTTGATCTGTCCATTGCCCTGTGGGTGTGCCACCGACACATAGTAAACTTTGGTCTCACTCTCTTCACAGTAGTCCTGGAAAGCACTACTAGTGAATTGAGTCTCGTTGTCCATAATTAGACGATTGCTACGAATAGGAATTCAAAATAGcttggggctttagggaacggtcccacgatatcgaacCCCCAA
This region includes:
- the LOC133909042 gene encoding TOM1-like protein 6 isoform X1, with amino-acid sequence MYQAGAVVRAAPAAAPNAAVRVEKATSHLLMGPDWAVNLEICDIINADIWQTKDVIKAVKKRLQNKDPKVQFYALTLLETMMKNCGEYVQFEVAEQHVLQEMVKIIQKKNDMQVRGKILLLLDSWQEAFGGPGSKYPQYHWAYLEVKTTGVVFPRRPIDAPPIFTPPTHNSQTYGSPRYAAGSLNDRMSSDVETLSLGDLNNIRNVTELLNDMVYALNPSDRMAVEGEIIADLVTQCRTNQQKLLQFVSSTGNEQLLKQGLEINDLLQSVLSKYDAIASGAPLAVEAPVRETVEAPREAPAVKASAPPIVHNDAADGEEDEFTQLAQRKNKSVVSSVDASSSTGDLALVPTDPAGSESSSSVASNALVPLDPAPSSSTESKELDMIDLLSLTLCSPTPETSTDSSTQNHNGPQQPTAPNGQQYPSPMPQYPANGQQYPSTVPQYPSNYPPQTTNQVYTPQNSSYVAPWAQTGAYPPQPPSYASGYPAAPWASTPATVDSNPFLSSAYQEPKEPPHSHVASVAQTATYAPPPVSYASPSVSYVPPATSQSIRHYSSVGSPPSNGLNVAQAKMNGNQQPKDSSVAASKPYYLPDNLFSDLIDLKGFSGGHKMGGPTTMGNSNGL
- the LOC133909042 gene encoding TOM1-like protein 7 isoform X2, which gives rise to MYQAGAVVRAAPAAAPNAAVRVEKATSHLLMGPDWAVNLEICDIINADIWQTKDVIKAVKKRLQNKDPKVQFYALTLLETMMKNCGEYVQFEVAEQHVLQEMVKIIQKKNDMQVRGKILLLLDSWQEAFGGPGSKYPQYHWAYLEVKTTGVVFPRRPIDAPPIFTPPTHNSQTYGSPSLGDLNNIRNVTELLNDMVYALNPSDRMAVEGEIIADLVTQCRTNQQKLLQFVSSTGNEQLLKQGLEINDLLQSVLSKYDAIASGAPLAVEAPVRETVEAPREAPAVKASAPPIVHNDAADGEEDEFTQLAQRKNKSVVSSVDASSSTGDLALVPTDPAGSESSSSVASNALVPLDPAPSSSTESKELDMIDLLSLTLCSPTPETSTDSSTQNHNGPQQPTAPNGQQYPSPMPQYPANGQQYPSTVPQYPSNYPPQTTNQVYTPQNSSYVAPWAQTGAYPPQPPSYASGYPAAPWASTPATVDSNPFLSSAYQEPKEPPHSHVASVAQTATYAPPPVSYASPSVSYVPPATSQSIRHYSSVGSPPSNGLNVAQAKMNGNQQPKDSSVAASKPYYLPDNLFSDLIDLKGFSGGHKMGGPTTMGNSNGL